The genomic region CGAGATGTGGGCGGTCGCCAGGTTGGCCCGTGCGCAGGAGCATCTCGCCGGCGCACAACGGCGGAAGTGCGGCGCTGAAGTGGAGAGAGGCGCGAGCGCCATGACCGGAGTGTCTGCGCCCTTCTCTGTGGTCATGACGTTCTGGCCAGGAAACGTACCTACTGGCCGCTCTCCTCGTACGAACCGAGCAGGACGTTTCCCAGGAAGGAGAACAGGCTGGAAGTTGCGTGAGCCCACAGGAGGAGGTGACAGGAACCGCACGGAGGAGCGATTGGCCGTGAATGCACGCGGCATTCCAGGTGCCCCCTCGAGGGCGGCCAACCTCCTGCGCCAGAGATTGAGGCGGTGCCCGCGTCGAGACGCGTCTGCCTGGGGTAGGGCACAGTGTAGGCTGACCCTATGCAGGTGTTAACGGTTTTCAATCACGCCGGCGGAGCGGGCAAGACGAGCATCGTGCGTGACGTGGGGTTCGAGTTGGCGCAACAGGGGCTCAGGGTGCTGCTGATCGATCTGGATCCACAGGCCAACCTGACCGCGTGGCTGGGCGTGGCCGAGCCCTCGCTTGAGCAAACGGTGTTTGACCTGGCGACCGAAGGGGCACCTCTCCCCCATCCCATTCCAGTGCACGGGCTGCATCTTGTGCCTTCGCAGGTTGACCTGGCGCTGGCCGAAACCGGAATGTTGGGTGTGCCGGGATCGCAGCTTTTCCTGCAACAGGCACTTCGGGACGTGGCGGAGCAGTACGACCTGGTCATGATCGACAGCCCGCCCAGCGTCGGGCAGCTGGCAATTCTGGGCGCTGCCGCTGCTGACCGCCTCATCGTGCCC from Deinococcus arcticus harbors:
- a CDS encoding ParA family protein, encoding MQVLTVFNHAGGAGKTSIVRDVGFELAQQGLRVLLIDLDPQANLTAWLGVAEPSLEQTVFDLATEGAPLPHPIPVHGLHLVPSQVDLALAETGMLGVPGSQLFLQQALRDVAEQYDLVMIDSPPSVGQLAILGAAAADRLIVPIPTRTKGLNALPGLQKATGLYRRLRPGLGVALYVPTMYDARRTHDREVLSYLQAHLTPLADPVPERAAVWLDSTMAGEPVGRYKAGSPAHQDVLRLTAQVAQAIGVEVTA